One window from the genome of Hyphomicrobiales bacterium encodes:
- a CDS encoding ferredoxin family protein has protein sequence MPLVEVNKIACTGCGVCVDTCPPDVLRLDQVNKVFVAYPDDCQGCFVCQWDCKFEALRVRLP, from the coding sequence ATGCCGCTGGTTGAGGTGAATAAGATCGCCTGCACCGGCTGCGGCGTCTGTGTCGACACCTGCCCGCCCGATGTTTTGCGGCTCGACCAGGTGAACAAAGTGTTCGTGGCCTATCCCGACGACTGCCAGGGCTGTTTTGTTTGTCAGTGGGATTGTAAGTTTGAGGCCCTGAGGGTGCGGCTACCTTAG